From Halomarina ordinaria:
GCGACGGCGGTCCAGAGGCCGTACTTCACCAGCCAGACGAACGTGAGGGTGTGGAGGTACGCGAGCGGACGGTTGACGGGCGCGTCGTCCAGCCGTCGCCCGAGGTTCGGGAGGAGCGTGGCGAAGACGAGCGCGGCGAGGAACGTCGCGGCCGGCGAGTCGGCGTACAGCGGCCAGACGAACGTGTTCACGCCGGGCATCGTCTCGACGTAGTAGCGCACCCCGACGAGCACCGCGGCGACGTTCGCGACGAGGAGCCAGACGAGGCTGGGCGCGTTCTCCAGGTAGTAGCGCGCCCACCGCTCCGGTATCATATCCAGAGGGGGAGGCGGGCGGCCAAAGGCGTGTCGTCTGATTGCACGTCCGCATAAGGGTTCGCGGGAAAGCTTATGTGTGACAATAGCTAACGCACAGTTGCATCGATGTTCGAACAGTTCTCAGGCGGATACTATCTCGGGCGGATGTACGTCGAGCCGTACGACGGCGACCGCCCGGCGATGCAGCGCGAACAGCACGAGTGGGTCAACCGGCGCTACTACGCGTCCGGCGAGGGCGTAGAGCGCCTCGACACCCCCCTCGTGATGAAACTCGGCTCCCGGCACCTCGCGGTCCACGGCGAGGCGGGCCTCCCGGAGGGGACGCTCGCGCTCCCGATAGACTGGGTCGAGGGCGAGGAACGGGACATCCCCGACCTCCGGGAGGTGCTGCTGGCGAAGGCCGACCGCGCCGTCCAGTTACTTCGCATGGGGACGCCCGTCGGTATTTAGTCCCCCGCTCCCGTCGGTCGGCCCATGCTCGACCGGTTGCTCGGTCGCGCGGCCCTCCGCGACCGAATCGACGACCTGGAGGAGGAGCGCCACCACCTCGAACGACGGCTCGACGCCGAGCGCGAGCGCCGTCGCGAGGCCGCCACCGCCCGTCAGGAGGCCGAAGAGCGCGTCAACCGCCTCGAGGACCGCCTCGCTGGACTGGAGGGTGAACTCGAAGCCGCCGACGCACCGGACCTGGCCTTCCGGCGCCGCGAGCGACTGGGTCGTCGCCGGACCGAGGCCGTCCTCTCGCGCCTCGAGAGCGTCGAGACGGGGGCGGAGGGAGGGCTCTCCGCCGCGGTCCACGAGGGCGTCCCCGACCCCCTGGCCGACCTGCTCGGCGAACGCGCGGCGCTCGTCTCGCGGGCCGCCCCCTGTCTCGTCTACGCCGACGACGCCGGCCTCGTGAGCGTCGCGCTCTCGCCGCCGCTGCTCCCCGACGCGTTCTGCACGTGGGACGACCGCTTCCGCGTCGAGCGCGAGTGGTTCCTCCCGGTGGGCCGGTACGCCCTCGCGCTCGTCCGGGCGGACACCTTCGCGCTCGGCGTCTACGAGGGCGACGAGCGCGTCGACTACCGGGGCTTCGAGAGCGACGTGAAGGAACAGCACTCGAAGGGCGGGTTCTCGCAGGGGCGCTTCGAGCGCATCCGCGACGGCCAGATAGCCGACCACCTGAACCGGTGCGAGGACGCCCTCGACGGCGTCTCGGACCCGCTGTACGTCGTCGGCGAGCGGACCGTCCTCGACCGGTTCGAGGAGCGGGCGGCGGTCACGCGGGCGGTCGACGCCACGGGCGACCCCGAGGACGCGCTCGACGACGCCCGACGGGCGTTCTGGCGGACGCACCTGATGGCCGTCTGACGGCTCCCGTCGCGTCGCGTGGGGCTTAATGTCCCCCACGGAGAGGTGGGGGTATGCGACTCGCGGTACTTGCACACGGAAAGTTCCCCGACGGCGCCAAGACGGCCGTCGGCCTGCTTCGCTACAGCGACCACGACGTCGTGGCCGTCCTCGACCGCGACCTCGCCGCCGACGGCGAGCGCCGCGTCTCGGAGTTCCTCCCGGACGTCCAGGACGCACCGGTCGTCGCCGGCATCGACGACGTGCCCGACATCGACGCGTTCGTCGTCGGCATCGCCCCCATCGGCGGCGGGTTCGACGAGACCTGGCGCGACGACGTGGCCGGCGCGCTCGAACGCGGCTGTGACGTCTGGGCCGGCCTCCACTACTTCCTGAGCGAGGACGAGGGCTTCGCGGCGCTCGCCGAGGAACACGACTGCGAACTGTGGGACGTCCGGGACCCGCCCGAGGACCTCACCGTCGCGGAGGGGGTCGCGGGCGACCTGGACGCGACGGTCGTCACCACCGTCGGCACCGACTGCTCGGTCGGGAAGATGACGGCCACGCTCGAACTGCTGGAGGCGGCCCGCGACGCCGGGCTGAACGCCGGCTTCGTCCCGACGGGCCAGACGGGCATCATGATAGAGGGGTGGGGCATCCCCATCGACCGGACGATAAGCGACTTCACGGCCGGCGCGGTCGAGCGCATGCTCGTCGAGCGCGCCGAGGAGTACGACTACCTCTTCGTCGAGGGGCAGGGCTCCATCGTCCACCCGGCGTACTCCGCCGTCACCTGCGGCATCCTCCACGGGTCGATGCCCGACCACCTCGTGCTCTGTCACGAGGCTGGTCGCGAGGTCGTCCACGGCTACGAGGCGTTCGACCTCCTCCCGGCCGACGAGGCGGCGGCGCTCTACGAGTCGCTCGCGGCGCCCGTCCACCCCGCGAGCGTCGTCGGGGGAGCGGTCAACACCTCGCACCTCGACGACGGGGCGGCGCGCGCGGCGCTCTCCGACTTCGGCGACGCCATCGACGCGCCCGCGGTCGACCCCGTCCGGTTCGACGCGAGCGACCTGGTGGAGGCGATACGGTGACCCTGACGACGGCGTTCGAGCGCGTCTCCCTGCCGCTCGCCCACCCCTTCGGCATCTCCCGCGGCGTCCAGACCGAGGCCGAGAACGTCGTCGTCCGCGTGAGCGACGGCGAGCACACCGGCGTCGGCGCGGCCGCCCCCGCCACCTACTACGGCGAGACGGCCGCCACCGTCGAGGCCGTCCTCCCCGACCTGCTCGAAGCGGTCGAGGCGGTGGGTGACCCGCACAACCTCGACGGCATCGACGCCCGCCTCGACTCGCTCGTCGGCGACAACCCCGCCGCGAAGGCCGGCGTCCGCATCGCCTGCTGCGACCTCGCGGCCAAACGCCTCGACGTCCCCCTCTACCGCCTGTTCGGCCTCGACCCGACCGAGACGGTCACCTCCTCGTACACCATCGGCATCGACGAGACGGACGTGATGCGCGAGAAGACGGCGGAGGCCGTCGACGCCGGCTACACCGTCCTCAAGACGAAACTCGGCACCGACCGCGACGAGGAGATTCTGGAGGCGGTCCGCGGGGCCGCCCCCGACGTCCGTCTCCGGGTGGACGCGAACGCCGCCTGGACGCCGAGGGAGGCGGTCGAGATGAGCGACGTCCTCGCCGCCCACGACGTCGAGTTCCTCGAACAACCGGTCCCCCCCGGGACGCCCGGCGGCCTGCGCTACGTCCACGAGCGCTCGGCGGTGCCCGTCGCCGCCGACGAGTCCTGCGTCACGCTCGCGGACGTCCCCCGCGTCGCCGACGCCTGCGACATCGCCAACCTCAAGCTGATGAAGTGCGGCGGCCCGCGTCAGGCCGTCGAGATGGTCCACGCGGCGCGCGCGCACGGGCTGGAGGTCATGCTCGGCTGCATGGTCGAGACGAACGCCGCCATCGCCGCGGCGTGCCACCTCGCGCCGCTGCTCGACTACGCCGACCTCGACGGCTCGCTCCTGCTCGCCGAGGACCCCTACGACGGCGTCCCGATGCCCGGCGGCGTCGTCGACCTCTCGGGTGTGGAGGCTCCGGGCACGGGCGCGGCCTGACGGGGCACCTTTCAAGTCCTCCCCCCACGCGGTGAGGGACGATGTCAGTCGACATGGACCTCGTCCTCCCGGTGGGCGACTACGACGACCTCTCGGTGCTGGTCGAGCAGGTGCGCCGCGCCGAGGAACTGGGCTACGCGCGCGTCTCGGTGCCCGAGGTGACGGGGCGGGACGCCGTCTCGCTGCTCGCGCACTTCGCGGCGCACACCGACCGCATCGGCCTCTCGAACGACGTGTTCTCGCCGTACTCGCGGACGCCGGCCCTGCTCGCACAGACCGCGACCACCCTGCAGGAACTCTCCGACGGGCGCTACCGGATGGGCCTGGGGACGAGTTCCCCGCCGGTCGTCGAGCGCTGGCACGGCCGGTCGTTCGACCGACCGCTGCGAACCCTCCGGGAGTGTATCGACGTGATTCGACAGGTGGAGTCGGGCGAGCGCGTCGACTACGACGGCGAGGTGTTCAACGTCGGCGGCCTCCGCCTCACCTGCGAGGCCCACCCCGCGCCCGTCGACGTGGCCGCCCTCGGTCCCAAGGCGGTCGAACTGGCGGGGCGCTTCGCCGACGGCTGGGTCCCCCAGCTGTTCACCCCCGACGGCCTCCGCGAGCGGCTCGCGGACTTCCGGCGCGGTGCCGACCTCGGCGGGCGCGACCCCGACGACCTCCGGACCGCGCTCACCCTCCGGTGCTGTGCCCTGGAGGACGGCGAGCGCGCCCGCGAGGCGGCCCGCGGGCAGGTCGCGTTCATGATAGCGACCTACGGGCCGTACTACCGCGAGTCGGTCGCCCGACAGGGCCACGAGGACGTCACCGACGAGATTCACCGGCTCTGGGAGGCGGGCGAGCGCGAGGCGGCCGTCGAGGCGCTCCCCGACGGCCTGCTCTCCGACCTGGCGGCCGCCGGTACCCCCGAGGCGGTCCGCGAGACGGTCGAACGATTCGCGGCGGTCGACGGCCTCGACGCCGTCCGGGTCGGCTCGTTCGGCCGCCTCGACCACGACGCCCGTCTCGCCACGATGGAGGCGCTCGCCCCGGCGACGGTCGAGTTCGGTGAGTGATTCGAAAGCGTGAAAATAGGTCCCCTAGAGACCCCTGTCGAAATGGATGTGTTAATGTGGCACCCGGAGAAACGTTTTTCAGTAGGTATTCCAATCAATCGGACGACACATGACCGACTCCGCCCACTCCGAAACCGTCGAACTGTACGTCCGGTCGCTCACTGCTAGCGAGCGACAGGTCCGCCTCGACGAGACGCTCGACCGCCTCGCACGCCTCGAAGCGGCGGGCGAACTCGACGACGTCACCGTCCACGTCTGGGGCGAGGGGGTCTGTCTCTCCGGTCCCGCGGCCGAGACGCCCGTCGGTCGGGACATCCGGGGGACGGTCGACGAGTTCCGCGAGTGGGCGGCGTCGTCGGACGTCGACCTCGTCGGGTTCGAGCGCCGAGAGGCGCGCTCGATGCTCACCGACGAGTGCCACGAGAACCTCCGACTCCCGGCGTTGGCGCTCGCCCACCGGACCGACGGCGACCTCGCGTTCGTCGCGCCGTGTGCCGACGGCGACGGCTGTCGCTCCGTCGGCGACCACCTCGACAGCCTGGAGGGTGCCGGAGAGGACCCGGAGCACTCGTCGACGACGGCGAAGGTCTCGATTCGCGCCGACTGACGGGCGCCGCGCGGTCCCTCGCGTCCCCCTCCTCGACCCCGTAGCGAACGGCGTCCCACGGTCTCAACACACTTATCCCGCGTCCTCGGTTTCCTCGGGTATGGGCGAAATCACGGTCACGTTGCCGGACGGCTCCGACCTCTCCGTCGAGGCGGGGGCCACCGTCGAGGACGTCGCGTTCGCCATCGGTCCCGGCCTCGGGCGGGACACGGTCGCGGGCGTCCTCGACGGCGACCTCGTCGACAAGGCCGCCCCCGTCTACGAGGGCGCGCGCGTCGAGATCGTCACCGACGGGAGCGAGGAGTACCTCACCGTGCTCCGACACTCCGCGGCGCACGTCTTCGCGCAGGCACTCCAGCGTCTCCACCCCGAGGCGAAACTCACCATCGGTCCCCCGACCGACGAGGGCTTCTACTACGACGTGACGGACGTCGACCTCGACCAGGACGACCTCGAGGCCATCGAGGCCGAGATGCGCGACATCGTCGCGGCCGACTACGACATCGAGCGCGTTGAGCGCACGCGCGAGGAGGCCTTCGAGCTATACGAGGACAACCCGTTCAAGCGCGACATCCTGGAGACCGAGGCGGCGGACGACGACGTCGTCACCTTCTACGTCCAGGACGACTGGCAGGACCTCTGTCGGGGCCCACACGTGGAGAGTACGGGCGAGATCGGCGCCGTCAAACTGCTCGACATCTCCGCCGCCTACTGGCGCGGCGAGGAGGCGAACGAGACGCTCACGCGCGTCTACGGCACCGCCTTCGAGAGCGAGGCCGACCTCGACACGTTCCTCGAACGGCGCGAGGCGGCCGCGGAGCGCGACCACCGGCGGCTCGGCCGGGAACTCGACCTCTTCTCCATCCCCGAGCACTCCCCGGGGTGCGCGCACTACCACCCCAACGGGATGCGCATCCGCCGCGAGTTGGAGGACTACATCCGCGAGACGAACGATGACCTCGGCTACGAGGAGGTGTGGACGCCGGAACTGAACAAGGCCGACCTCTGGAAGCCGACGGGTCACTACGACAACTTCACCGCGCAGGGGGAGATGTTCAACTGGGAGCAGGACGACACCGAGTACGGCCTGAAGCCCATGAACTGCGCGAACCACGCCTACATCTACGGGCGGGAGAAGCGCTCGTACCGCGACCTGCCGGTCCGCTTCTCCGAGTTCGGTACCGTCTACCGCAACGAGCAGTCGGGCGAACTCTCGGGGCTCCTGCGCGTGCGGGGCATGACCCAGGACGACGGCCACGCCTTCATCCGGAAGGACCAGATCCAGGGCGAGATCGTCGACGTCCTCCGGGCCATCGACGAGATCTACGGGCACTTCGACTTCGAGGCGGAGTACGTCCTCGAGACGAAGGGCGACAACGCCGTCGGGAGCGACGACATCTGGGCGGAGGCGACCGGCGCGCTGGAGGACGCCCTCGAGGCCGAGGGCCTCGACTACGAGGTCGACGACGGCGAGGCGGCCTTCTACGGCCCGAAGGTCGGCGTCAACGCGGTCGACGCCATCGGTCGCACGTGGACCATCGGGACGGTCCAGCTCGACTTCAACATCCCCGAGCGCCTCGACCTCACCTACATCGGCGAGGACAACGAGGAACACCGCCCGGTGATGGTCCACCGCGCGTTGCTGGGCACGTTCGAGCGCTTCATGGGCGTGATGATAGAGCACTTCAACGGCCGGTTCCCGCTGTGGCTCGCCCCCGAGCAGGTCCGCGTCCTCCCCGTCACCGACGACGACGTCCCCTACGCCGAGGAGGTCGCGGGCGAACTCGAACGCGCGGGCGTCAGGGTCGGCGTCGAGGACCGCTCGTGGACCGTCGGGCGCAAGATACAGGACGCCCACGAGCGCCGCGTCCCCTACATGCTCATCGTCGGGAGCAACGAGGCGGACTCCGACACCGTGTCGGTCCGCGACCGGCAGGAACGCGAGCGACAGGACGTCTCCCTCGACGCGTTCGTCGACCACGTCGTCGCCGAACGCGACGAGAAGCGCGTCGAACCGGACTTCCTCGGGACGGAGCAGTAGCTCACTCCCAGTCGATGTTCTCCGAGCGCTCCGTCTCCCGGAGGATGAACGGCCCGATGGCGAGCGTCCGCTTCGCCACCGTCCCGATGCGGAAGATGTAGGAGAGAAAGAGGGCGAACGGGACGAGCGTCACCGCGCAGGCCGCGTTGACGACCCACGCGAGGTTGTCGACGCCGAGGGTCACGCCGGTGAACGTGTTCGCGTCGACGTAGAGCAACATCCCGAAGGCGACGGTGATGGCCGGTATCGAGGCGGCGAGTAACACCCGCATGAGGTTGACGAGTTCCCACTGGAAGTAGAGCGTCTTGAAGTGCTCGCGGGCCGGCCCGAAGAACTCCAGCAGGTCGATGAGGTCGTCGAGCGTCTCGTCGGCCTCCTCGGAGAGGCGCCCGCCGTGCGCCTGCCGGAGGCGCCGCGCCTCGTGTATCTTCCAGGAGTAGTTGAAGTCGAGCGCGGCGAACAACACGTCGAACGTCCCGAACTGGGAGTCCTCCAGCCGTCCGCCGACCGTCTGTGCGTGGTCGCTCAGGCTCTCGACGTACTGACCGGTGTGGGTGCGCAGCGACTCGTCGTCGGCGGTGCTCGTCTCGTCGACCACCTCCGACAGTTCGTTGCCGCGGCTCTGGATGCCGTCGAGGATGGCCTGGAGGAACTGTGCCGGGTCCGGCGGGCTCACCTCGGTCCCGAGGTGCGAGCGGACGTCCTCGCGGAAGTCGATGGCGCCCTGCATCCGCTCGCGCTGGTCGCCGAGCGCCCCGAGTTCCTGTGAGAGCACCAGCTGCGAGATGGTGACGACGAGGGTGACGCCGGTGATGATGGCGCCGACCATCGGCGAGAACAGCCACCAGGTGGCGTTGTGCTGGGTGACGATGACGCGCAACGGGCTGAGACCGAGGACGCTGAACACCGTCAGCGCGACGAACACCGCCGTGACGACCAGCGCCGCGACCACCTCCCGGCGGGCGTCCATCAGGACCCATATCTTGAACGGGTTCGCCTGCAGCCGACCGCGCATCGTGTCGCTCGGCACGTCGCCGTTCTCCCCGTCGTCGCTCATCGTCCACCTCTCGCCGCATCACGGTGGCGGGTCACGGGAACGTGTTCCCGCCGACGCGCAGGGGGAGCGAGTCGACCAGCGCGTCGTCGCTGTCGAACGCGGAGACGGTCACGCGCGTCCCGACCGGGACGCTCATCGTGGCGCTCGTCGCGCCCCCCGAGACGGTCCCGGTCCAGTACGCCGACCCGCTCGGCGTGACCACCGTCAACGACCGGACCTGCAGGTCAGTGGTTGCGGCGTCGGTGAGCGACGCCCCGACCCACGCGCGGTTGCTCCCCCAGGAGATGGAATCGGAGAGCGAGAACGACTCGAACACGTCGGACCCCTCGACCCCGTCGGCGGTGACCGACAGGTCCGTGGTGACGCACCCGGCCAGCGCAGTCGAGGTACCCACCGCTCCGGCGGCGAGCGACCGTATCGCTCGCCTGCGCGTCATCCGTTCGTCTGAACGACCAGTATCGACCATACGCGAGCTACTCGGGGGCCCGACTAAACCGTACCCGGTTCGGGAGCACCGCTCGTCGTTCGTTCGGGGGCCGCGAGAACTCGTCGCCGCGCCGCCACGTCGACCGCGGGCGGGGACCGAGAGGCGCGCGTCCGTCAGTTCGACGAGTCGTCAGACCGCTCCGACTCGGCGTCCGCCTCGGTCTCGGTCTCCAGTTCGGACGCCGTGTCGGCCTCGACGTCGGCTTCGAGGTCGTCGAGCGTCTCCTCGACGTCCGCGTCGCTCGCGGCCTCGTCCCCCCCGTTGCCCGAGGGGCGGCCCATCTCCGCGCGCAGGGTGTCGAGTTCGGACTCGACCTCGCTGTCGGAGCTGAGCTGGTCGAGTTCGCGGTCGATGGAGTCCTTGTCCGAGAGGACGTCGTCGAACGCGCCGGAGTCCTGGAGTTCGTCCATCGCGGCCGACCGTGCCTCCATCTCCTCGGTGCGTTCCTCGGCGCGCTCGATGGAGCGCCCGAGGTCGGCCATCTCGTCGCCCGCGCCGGTCATCGCCTCCGAGACGCGCGTGTTGGCCTCGGCGGCCTCGTATCGGGCCTTCATCGACTCCTTCTTGGTGCGGAACTCCTCGATGCGGCTCTCCAGCGTGTCTTTCTTCTCGACCAGCGAGTCCTGCGTGTCCTGCAGGTTCGCTATCTGACCCTCCAGCTCCTCGATCTGGTTCATTTTCTGCTTCTTCTTCTCGAGGGCCTTGCGCGCCAGGTCGTCGCGGTCCTGCCGGACGGCCTCGCGGGCCTGTTCGTTGTGCTTGTCGACGTTCTCCTCCAGTCGACGTTTCTGTATCTCCAGTCGTTTCT
This genomic window contains:
- a CDS encoding DUF5802 family protein, yielding MFEQFSGGYYLGRMYVEPYDGDRPAMQREQHEWVNRRYYASGEGVERLDTPLVMKLGSRHLAVHGEAGLPEGTLALPIDWVEGEERDIPDLREVLLAKADRAVQLLRMGTPVGI
- a CDS encoding Vms1/Ankzf1 family peptidyl-tRNA hydrolase, with protein sequence MLDRLLGRAALRDRIDDLEEERHHLERRLDAERERRREAATARQEAEERVNRLEDRLAGLEGELEAADAPDLAFRRRERLGRRRTEAVLSRLESVETGAEGGLSAAVHEGVPDPLADLLGERAALVSRAAPCLVYADDAGLVSVALSPPLLPDAFCTWDDRFRVEREWFLPVGRYALALVRADTFALGVYEGDERVDYRGFESDVKEQHSKGGFSQGRFERIRDGQIADHLNRCEDALDGVSDPLYVVGERTVLDRFEERAAVTRAVDATGDPEDALDDARRAFWRTHLMAV
- a CDS encoding DUF1611 domain-containing protein, giving the protein MRLAVLAHGKFPDGAKTAVGLLRYSDHDVVAVLDRDLAADGERRVSEFLPDVQDAPVVAGIDDVPDIDAFVVGIAPIGGGFDETWRDDVAGALERGCDVWAGLHYFLSEDEGFAALAEEHDCELWDVRDPPEDLTVAEGVAGDLDATVVTTVGTDCSVGKMTATLELLEAARDAGLNAGFVPTGQTGIMIEGWGIPIDRTISDFTAGAVERMLVERAEEYDYLFVEGQGSIVHPAYSAVTCGILHGSMPDHLVLCHEAGREVVHGYEAFDLLPADEAAALYESLAAPVHPASVVGGAVNTSHLDDGAARAALSDFGDAIDAPAVDPVRFDASDLVEAIR
- a CDS encoding dipeptide epimerase; this encodes MTLTTAFERVSLPLAHPFGISRGVQTEAENVVVRVSDGEHTGVGAAAPATYYGETAATVEAVLPDLLEAVEAVGDPHNLDGIDARLDSLVGDNPAAKAGVRIACCDLAAKRLDVPLYRLFGLDPTETVTSSYTIGIDETDVMREKTAEAVDAGYTVLKTKLGTDRDEEILEAVRGAAPDVRLRVDANAAWTPREAVEMSDVLAAHDVEFLEQPVPPGTPGGLRYVHERSAVPVAADESCVTLADVPRVADACDIANLKLMKCGGPRQAVEMVHAARAHGLEVMLGCMVETNAAIAAACHLAPLLDYADLDGSLLLAEDPYDGVPMPGGVVDLSGVEAPGTGAA
- a CDS encoding TIGR04024 family LLM class F420-dependent oxidoreductase; amino-acid sequence: MSVDMDLVLPVGDYDDLSVLVEQVRRAEELGYARVSVPEVTGRDAVSLLAHFAAHTDRIGLSNDVFSPYSRTPALLAQTATTLQELSDGRYRMGLGTSSPPVVERWHGRSFDRPLRTLRECIDVIRQVESGERVDYDGEVFNVGGLRLTCEAHPAPVDVAALGPKAVELAGRFADGWVPQLFTPDGLRERLADFRRGADLGGRDPDDLRTALTLRCCALEDGERAREAARGQVAFMIATYGPYYRESVARQGHEDVTDEIHRLWEAGEREAAVEALPDGLLSDLAAAGTPEAVRETVERFAAVDGLDAVRVGSFGRLDHDARLATMEALAPATVEFGE
- a CDS encoding HTH domain-containing protein, which translates into the protein MTDSAHSETVELYVRSLTASERQVRLDETLDRLARLEAAGELDDVTVHVWGEGVCLSGPAAETPVGRDIRGTVDEFREWAASSDVDLVGFERREARSMLTDECHENLRLPALALAHRTDGDLAFVAPCADGDGCRSVGDHLDSLEGAGEDPEHSSTTAKVSIRAD
- the thrS gene encoding threonine--tRNA ligase, whose protein sequence is MGEITVTLPDGSDLSVEAGATVEDVAFAIGPGLGRDTVAGVLDGDLVDKAAPVYEGARVEIVTDGSEEYLTVLRHSAAHVFAQALQRLHPEAKLTIGPPTDEGFYYDVTDVDLDQDDLEAIEAEMRDIVAADYDIERVERTREEAFELYEDNPFKRDILETEAADDDVVTFYVQDDWQDLCRGPHVESTGEIGAVKLLDISAAYWRGEEANETLTRVYGTAFESEADLDTFLERREAAAERDHRRLGRELDLFSIPEHSPGCAHYHPNGMRIRRELEDYIRETNDDLGYEEVWTPELNKADLWKPTGHYDNFTAQGEMFNWEQDDTEYGLKPMNCANHAYIYGREKRSYRDLPVRFSEFGTVYRNEQSGELSGLLRVRGMTQDDGHAFIRKDQIQGEIVDVLRAIDEIYGHFDFEAEYVLETKGDNAVGSDDIWAEATGALEDALEAEGLDYEVDDGEAAFYGPKVGVNAVDAIGRTWTIGTVQLDFNIPERLDLTYIGEDNEEHRPVMVHRALLGTFERFMGVMIEHFNGRFPLWLAPEQVRVLPVTDDDVPYAEEVAGELERAGVRVGVEDRSWTVGRKIQDAHERRVPYMLIVGSNEADSDTVSVRDRQERERQDVSLDAFVDHVVAERDEKRVEPDFLGTEQ
- a CDS encoding PspA/IM30 family protein; translated protein: MGILSRTSYVIRSKINALLNRAEDPTETLDYSYEQLRDELQDVKRGIADLTTQKKRLEIQKRRLEENVDKHNEQAREAVRQDRDDLARKALEKKKQKMNQIEELEGQIANLQDTQDSLVEKKDTLESRIEEFRTKKESMKARYEAAEANTRVSEAMTGAGDEMADLGRSIERAEERTEEMEARSAAMDELQDSGAFDDVLSDKDSIDRELDQLSSDSEVESELDTLRAEMGRPSGNGGDEAASDADVEETLDDLEADVEADTASELETETEADAESERSDDSSN